One window of the Periophthalmus magnuspinnatus isolate fPerMag1 chromosome 17, fPerMag1.2.pri, whole genome shotgun sequence genome contains the following:
- the LOC117385395 gene encoding tissue factor-like isoform X2: protein MYSVEGSDWLSASHCIKIPHTECDLTDELQYQDKMFQADVQTEGSLGFDYEEFPNTESTHFNPYKQSELSAVTFSIQKVAERSVTLNISDPLSGIHTKGKQLSIRDILKKDLKYKVSYHKPTKKPWELEVDSNMPQIQKLNPGQSYCFMVAAFVPSRALPLQRGEWSAHICTSGSGVLDELDMGTVFQAIFIPLVLLIVVVIVLVFYCRFCRRKNKSPDAQTREPSGPAAQCSVV from the exons TGAAGGCAGTGACTGGCTCTCTGCTTCACATTGTATCAAGATCCCACACACCGAATGTGACCTGACCGACGAGCTGCAGTATCAAGACAA GATGTTTCAAGCTGATGTCCAGACTGAGGGCAGCCTGGGCTTTGACTACGAGGAGTTTCCAAACACTGAATCCACTCACTTCAACCCCTACAAACAGA GTGAGCTGAGTGCAGTGACGTTTTCCATCCAGAAGGTGGCAGAGCGCTCGGTCACATTGAACATCTCGGACCCTCTGTCAGGGATCCACACCAAGGGCAAGCAGCTCTCAATCCGGGACATCCTGAAGAAAGATCTCAAGTACAAAGTGTCTTATCACAAGCCCACGAAGAAGCCG TGGGAACTGGAGGTGGACTCTAACATGCCCCAGATCCAAAAACTGAACCCGGGTCAGAGCTACTGCTTCATGGTGGCTGCTTTTGTCCCGAGCCGTGCCCTACCCCTCCAGCGGGGGGAGTGGAGTGCTCATATCTGCACCTCGGGCTCAGGCGTCCTGGACG aGCTGGACATGGGGACAGTCTTTCAGGCCATCTTCATCCCCCTGGTCCTCCTCATCGTCGTGGTAATTGTGCTGGTATTCTACTGCAGATTCTGTCGACGCAAAAACAAGAGCCCAGACGCACAAACCCGAGAGCCCTCAGGCCCCGCGGCACAGTGCTCTGTGGTGTAG
- the LOC117384849 gene encoding uncharacterized protein LOC117384849 produces MEEPAVVHEKGGHGGGDHGGKEHASLASLLKHSCLLCWSSSPRDKDENALEMDERVVSKTAEIRELETAVAVENLELKEQQSDRQELEETLEKLEKHKEKLIQQIKATRQLCYEESQQILSLQAEEAVKESQVEEYEKELARARWRLRKLREEVKQAKRKVQEAGERDMPLQDSIRQSYEEILQEENTLCSLSGSAVTPQSQMEGSSSPGDTTEDEPIPVRPWGRSQSLPAYADLIMGANDPAFCHNLADTREEVDDSGSSSPKMDRSDMEDSLEEPEVEKPQIQGTVSGLDFYQADPFAHCQGGHDLFNEDLFPKTDSSDGFTSDPFKGSDPFGADVLFPESSHHVVLGQEPGLDSGPDPGLDLGPDHGAEEADRSLSCAENKASTGTQCFESEFPDEDSDIEISYSREDLEMAGQTEEDQAGFRPIQSSSEELGPVPIRGWRSQGQYSGESDPNGYELDLGNISPPSDIEELSLGSVTGVGEDTLGTTTTAPAPITSQPQRTSSEVGLKSDPHSPVTPAKDSQEFFQQSELKELSFDMNYEPSSLQSSYDPYGFKLSPEHSSHTLLDPDEAPSPSTSEPDLAYDPEPLASPPTFDPFASHACDPYGFKLSPEEINQEVIDFTASPANEESHVNFENKEQVDLNFSNQEVVEPSVFEDELLVDYENQEVLEPVSMNNVKDGTDTVEEVNQELLVDFAPENQEVLDVFFTNEQVVEYENQEVLEPCSPALPDPRFDDTLMTANQEVPDLEQSNNQVLIDFSSAENQEVVSGGHDNHMFHNQEVPDMDLGGNQEVLCKELGQ; encoded by the exons ATGGAGGAGCCCGCGGTGGTGCATGAGAAAGGGGGGCACGGTGGAGGTGACCATGGGGGTAAGGAGCACGCTTCCCTGGCCTCGCTTCTCAAACACTCGTGTCTGCTCTGCTGGTCTTCCTCACCCAGGGACAAGGACGAGAACGCGCTGGAGATGGACGAGAGGGTGGTCAGCAAGACAGCAGAGATCAGA GAGCTGGAGACCGCGGTTGCCGTGGAGAACCTGGAGCTGAAAGAGCAGCAGTCAGAcagacaggagctggaggagactCTGGAGAAGCTcgaaaaacataaagaaaaactcATCCAACAGATCAAGGCAACGAGACAACTCTGCTACGAGGAGAGCCAGCAG ATCCTATCGCTGCAGGCGGAGGAGGCGGTAAAGGAGAGCCAGGTGGAGGAGTATGAGAAGGAGCTGGCCCGAGCACGATGGAGGCTCCGCAAGCTCCGCGAGGAGGTGAAGCAAGCCAAAAGAAAAGTCCAGGAGGCTGGGGAGAGAGACATGCCCCTGCAAGACTCTATACGCCAGTCCTACGAGGAGATCCTGCAG GAGGAGAACACCCTGTGCTCCCTCTCTGGCTCTGCGGTCACTCCTCAGTCTCAGATGGAGGGTTCTTCATCTCCGGGTGACACCACAGAGGACGAGCCAATCCCTGTGCGACCCTGGGGTCGGAGCCAGAGCCTGCCCGCCTACGCCGACCTCATCATG GGGGCAAATGACCCAGCCTTCTGCCATAACCTGGCTGACACCAGAGAGGAGGTGGACGACAGCGGCTCCAGCTCTCCAAAG ATGGACCGCTCGGACATGGAGGACTCTCTGGAAGAGCCTGAGGTGGAGAAGCCCCAGATACAGGGCACCGTGAGCGGGTTGGACTTCTACCAGGCCGACCCCTTTGCCCACTGTCAGGGAGGCC ATGACCTCTTCAATGAAGACCTATTTCCCAAAACAGACTCCTCTG ATGGTTTCACTTCAGACCCCTTCAAAGGCAGTGACCCGTTTGGTGCTGACGTATTATTTCCTGAGAGTTCTCATCATGTGGTCCTGGGGCAGGAGCCAGGTCTGGATTCGGGTCCagatcctggtctggacctgggaCCGGACCATGGGGCGGAGGAGGCGGACCGAAGCCTGTCCTGTGCAGAGAACAAGGCCTCCACCGGGACCCAGTGTTTCGAGTCTGAATTTCCCGATGAAGACAGCGACATCGAGATCAGCTACAGCAGAGAGGACCTAGAGATGGCAG GTCAGACCGAGGAGGACCAGGCCGGGTTCAGACCCATCCAAAGCTCTTCCGAGGAGTTGGGTCCAGTCCCGATCCGAGGCTGGAGGTCTCAGGGCCAGTACTCCGGAGAGTCCGACCCAAACGGATACGAGCTGGATCTGGGGAATATCTCTCCTCCGTCCGACATCGAGGAGCTCAGCCTGGGCTCGGTGACTGGAGTCGGAGAGGACACACTGG GGACCACCACTACAGCCCCGGCACCGATCACCTCCCAACCCCAAAGAACCAGTTCCGAGGTCGGGCTTAAGTCGGACCCCCACAGCCCCGTGACTCCAGCCAAGGACTCCCAAGAATTCTTCCAGCAATCGGAACTCAAAGAACTCAGCTTTGACATGAACTACGAACCGTCCAGTCTACAGTCCTCCTATGACCCCTACGGTTTTAAACTGTCCCCGGAGCACTCCAGCCACACCCTGCTGGACCCTGACGAAGCTCCCAGCCCCAGCACCTCCGAACCGGACTTAGCCTACGACCCCGAGCCGCTCGCGTCACCCCCGACCTTCGATCCCTTTGCCTCCCACGCCTGCGACCCCTACGGTTTCAAACTCAGCCCCGAGGAGATAAACCAGGAAGTCATCGATTTCACAGCAAGTCCAGCTAACGAGGAGAGTCACGTTAACTTTGAGAATAAGGAGCAGGTAGATTTGAATTTTAGCAACCAGGAAGTAGTAGAACCATCGGTGTTTGAAGATGAGCTATTGGTGGATTacgagaaccaggaagtgcttgAACCAGTGAGCATGAACAATGTGAAAGATGGAACAGATACAGTAGAGGAGGTGAACCAAGAACTGCTGGTGGATTTTGCACCAGAAAATCAAGAGGTTTTGGATGTCTTCTTCACCAACGAGCAAGTAGTCGAGTatgaaaatcaggaagtgctagAACCGTGCAGCCCTGCCTTACCTGATCCGCGCTTTGATGACACACTGATGAcagcaaaccaggaagtgccaGATTTGGAGCAGAGCAACAACCAAGTACTAATTGATTTTAGCAGCGcggagaaccaggaagtagtgAGCGGCGGCCATGACAACCACATGTTCCACAACCAGGAAGTGCCCGACATGGATCTGGGCGGGAACCAGGAAGTGCTGTGCAAAGAG CTCGGACAGTGA